A single genomic interval of Pirellulales bacterium harbors:
- the purH gene encoding bifunctional phosphoribosylaminoimidazolecarboxamide formyltransferase/IMP cyclohydrolase: MLPIRIHRALLSVSDKRGLVDFARALAAADVELFASGGTKRHLELAGLAVQEVSDYTGFPEMMDGRLKTLHPKVHGGILCRHDRPDDMAAMRAQGIVPFELVVVNLYPFEETIAKAEVTDDEAIEQIDIGGPTLLRGAAKNHRFATLATSPEQYSAIVEQLQAHGGTTLELRRRLASEAFEIVARYDRAIANYFSREGVVEPLAEQISLNLHRREVLRYGENPHQQAALYALPSSAGANLVSARKLHGKELSYNNLLDLDAALAIARWLPTTAAVVIKHNNPCGAACDGPLDVAMRKALEGDPASAFGGIVGVNRPLDRATAEVLAGPNQFIEAIVAPQFDAAAIEVLTTKPKWRANVRLLEVGALDAPADAWQFRPIEGGFLLQTADATADPEDPWRIVTKTKPSDEQLAELRFAWAIVRHVKSNAIVLSKHRMLVGVGAGQMSRVDSTEIAIRKAGPRTHGAVMASDAFFPFGDSIKLAAAAGIAAVIQPGGSKRDDESIAACDEKGIAMVFTGRRHFKH, encoded by the coding sequence ATGCTTCCGATTCGCATTCACCGCGCGCTTCTTAGTGTCAGCGATAAACGTGGACTAGTCGATTTTGCCCGCGCGCTGGCTGCCGCCGACGTCGAACTATTTGCCTCGGGCGGCACGAAAAGGCACCTTGAACTCGCAGGCCTCGCCGTGCAGGAAGTTTCCGACTATACCGGCTTTCCCGAAATGATGGATGGGCGGCTGAAGACGCTACACCCCAAGGTCCACGGCGGGATTCTCTGTCGCCACGATCGCCCGGATGACATGGCAGCGATGCGCGCGCAGGGCATCGTGCCCTTCGAGTTGGTCGTCGTCAACCTGTATCCCTTTGAGGAGACCATCGCCAAGGCCGAAGTGACCGATGACGAAGCGATCGAACAGATCGACATCGGCGGGCCAACGCTGCTGCGCGGAGCGGCAAAGAATCATCGATTTGCGACGCTGGCAACTTCGCCGGAGCAATATTCCGCGATCGTCGAACAACTCCAAGCGCACGGCGGCACGACGCTTGAACTGCGCCGGCGATTGGCCAGCGAGGCGTTTGAGATTGTGGCCAGGTACGATCGCGCCATTGCCAATTATTTTTCCCGCGAGGGGGTCGTTGAGCCGCTTGCGGAGCAGATCTCGCTCAATCTGCATCGCCGTGAAGTGTTGCGGTACGGCGAAAACCCGCACCAGCAGGCGGCGCTGTATGCGCTGCCATCGTCGGCTGGAGCGAATTTGGTTTCCGCCCGCAAGCTGCACGGTAAAGAATTGTCGTACAACAATTTACTCGATTTGGACGCCGCCTTGGCGATCGCTCGCTGGCTGCCGACGACCGCGGCGGTCGTCATCAAGCACAATAATCCGTGCGGGGCCGCTTGCGACGGTCCACTTGATGTAGCCATGCGGAAAGCACTGGAAGGGGATCCGGCGAGCGCGTTTGGCGGCATCGTGGGCGTGAATCGTCCGCTCGACCGTGCGACGGCCGAGGTTTTGGCAGGCCCAAATCAATTCATCGAAGCGATTGTCGCCCCGCAGTTTGACGCAGCTGCTATCGAGGTATTGACGACGAAGCCGAAATGGAGGGCTAATGTGCGGCTGTTGGAGGTCGGCGCGCTGGACGCGCCGGCGGATGCCTGGCAATTTCGGCCAATCGAGGGTGGATTCTTGCTACAAACAGCCGACGCGACGGCCGATCCGGAAGACCCGTGGCGGATTGTGACGAAAACCAAGCCATCGGACGAGCAACTAGCCGAACTGCGGTTCGCTTGGGCGATCGTGCGGCACGTGAAATCGAACGCGATTGTACTGTCGAAGCATCGAATGCTGGTCGGCGTCGGCGCCGGGCAGATGAGCCGCGTCGATTCGACCGAAATCGCCATTCGCAAAGCCGGCCCTCGAACTCACGGCGCAGTCATGGCGTCCGATGCATTCTTCCCGTTCGGCGATTCGATCAAACTCGCGGCCGCGGCAGGAATCGCTGCCGTCATTCAGCCGGGAGGCAGCAAACGCGACGATGAATCGATCGCCGCCTGCGACGAAAAGGGCATCGCGATGGTATTCACCGGGCGACGGCATTTTAAGCACTGA